The Pseudomonas sp. TH06 genome contains the following window.
TTCGAAGAAATCAGTCGGGTCGTCAAACGCTTGCTGCGGTGCGTTCCAGGTCAGCGACAGCATGTATTGCTTGCCCTGAATCAGCCCGCCGCTGCCGTACTTCTGCGAGGAATCAGAACGGGTACGGCCATCGCTGGCGTAGAGGCTGCCATGGCCTTCGGTGAAGACTTCGTCGAGGTACTTTTTCACCGTCCACGGCGCGCCCATCCACCAGCCCGGCATTTGATAAATGATCACGTCGGCCCAGAGGAATTTCGCTACTTCCTCTGCAACGTCATAACCCTCGTCGATGAACGTGGTTTTCACGTCGACACCGCCGCGATCCAGCACGCTCAGTGCCGCTTCGTGCAGGGTGGTGTTGTAGCGACCGTCGGAGTGGGCGAATTTTTTACCGCCGTTGAGCAACAAAACTTTTTTCATGACAAAGCCTCGGCGCAGCCATCGGGCTGGGTGGAGAAGGGAAAATGGAATGGCGGCAGATTAACGATCCGCCTCGCGCGGAATAAGCCGTGGCTGCGCAAAATACATTTGAACAAAACGCACGAATCGAGTGCAGATTGTTGCCGTAGGATTGGCCGCCATCTGAACTTGAGGAGTTTTATCGATGAGTGAGCGCCACGGTTTCATCCTGCACGCCAAGACACGCCCGGAAAAAGCCGAGGCTTTCGAGGCGCTGTTTCGCGCCTATGTCGAACCGAGCCGCGCCGAGCCGGGTTGCATCGAGTACCACATGCTGCGCGACCAGGAGGATCCGTCGCTGTTCATCTTCTACGAGATCTGGGAAAGCCAGGCGCATCTGGACGTGCACTCGAACCTGCCGCACATGAAGCAGTTCTTCGAGCAGCGCATGGAATATCTGGAGCGCGATTTTGATATTCGCCGGATCGACATGCTCAGCGAGTCCTCGGCTAACCGCTGATCAGCAGGTGGGCGCCGAGCGCGCCCATTCCGATGAAGAACACGCGCTTGAACAGCATCGCGCTAATGCGTTGACGCAGCCATTGGCCGAGCAACATGCCGAGCACTGCCGGGATCAGCGCCAGCAGCGAGGCGCTCAATTCGCTGCCCCCGAGCGCACCGCGCCAGAGCAAGCCGCCGGCCAGTGCCAGCGTCGAAACAGTGAAGGACAGGCCCAGCGCCTGCACCAGTTCATCACGGTTCAAGCCCAGCGCTTGCAGATACGGCACCGCTGGAATCACGAAGACGCCGGTGGCAGAAGTGATGAGGCCGGTGATCACGCCACAGACCGGGCCGAGCCAGGATTCATGGCGAGGTTTAACGTGCAGCGTCGGCAGGAATAACCCGCTCAACGCATACAGCAACAGCGCCGCGCCCAACCCGCGCACGACCCAATGCCCGCCCTCCATGCCAATCCACACAGTGCCGATACCGGTGCCGAGGAAGATCAACAACAGCATGGGCCACAGGCGCTGGATCAGTTGTTTCAAATGCCCGCCGAATGCCAGTTGCCAGACATTGGTCAACGTTGCCGGAATGATCAGCAGCGCCGATGCCTGCGACGGCGCCATAGCCAGACCGAGCAGGCCCATGGCGACCGTGGGCAGGCCGAGACCAATGACGCCTTTGACCAGCCCGGCCATGACGAAGGTAGCGATGACCAGCACTGACAAGGCCAAGCCGAGGTTTTGGTAGTAATCTGCGAGTGTGTTCATGGCGCTACTGTGCGCTTGAGGGGGCGGGTTGAAAATCCGCCATATACTGAGGCTGCCTCTTCCAATACAAGAGGCTGATATTTTCTTTGAGACTTCAGGCGCCATCGCGAGCAGGCTCACTCCTACAGGTTTGTGCTCGCCACAGATCCAATGTAGGAGCGAGCCTGCTCGCGAAGAGGCCGGCCCAGACACCACAAAAACCAGAGGCTGTCCCCATGCACTTCGACCTCACTGACCTGCGCCTCTACCTGCACATTCTCGACACCGGCAACATCACCGCCGGCGCCGCCCGCAGCCATCTGTCACTTGCCGCCGCCAGCGCCAGAATCCGCGCCATGGAAGCCTCGCTCGGCATCGACTTCCTCGAACGCGGTCGCCGTGGCGTCACCCCGACACCGGCCGGCAAAGCCCTGGCGCAGCACGCGCGCATCCTTCTGCAACAAGCCGAACGCATGGAGCAGGATCTGGCCGACTACGCCAAGGGCGTCAAAGGTCAGGTTCGCTTGCTGTGCAACACCACTGCGATCACCGAATACCTGCCGGAAGTGCTCGCGGACTTTTTGCGCAGCCACCCCAATCTCGACATTGATCTGCAGGAGCTGCCCAGCGCACGCATCACCCACGCCTTGCGCCAGGGTGCGGCGGATCTGGGGATTGTGTCTGACGCGGTCGACACCAGCGACTTACAGACTCAGGCGTTCCGCGACGATCCACTGGTGCTGATTCTGCCGCTGGACCACCCATTGTCTGACGCCGCCGACGTCAGTTTCAGTGACGCCTTGCGCCACGACTTTGTAGGACTGAGTGCCGACAGCGCCTTGGCGATCTATCTCGAAGAACAGGCCCTGCACAGCGGCTCGCGAATGCAGGTGCGCATCCGTGCGGATGGCTTCGACGGTGTGATGCGCATGGTCGGCCGTGGCGCGGGGCTCGCCATTGTGCCGCTGGCCGCTGTCGAACGCGGGCCGTCTCGCGCCTTCAAAAACGTCGCCCTTGAGGAGCCTTGGGCGCGCCGTACCTTGATGCTCTGCGCCAGAGATTTCAGCGCATTGCCGGGGTACGCCAAAGCCTTGTTGCACGCCTTGACTCTCCCCTAAGGGGCAGACTTCATCCTTGGTTTTTTCCAGCAAGGACAGTGACGATGGGCAAACGCATTCTGCTGATTCTGGGCCATCCTTCGGCGACAAGCCTGTGCGCCGCGCTCGCTGATCGCTATGCACAATCAGCGCTTGCGGCCGGGCATGAGGTGCGTCAGTTAAGGCTCGGCGAGATGGATTTCGACCCGGTGCTACGCGAGGGTTATCAACAGATCCAGGCGCTGGAAAATGACCTGAGCGCGGCACAATCCGACATCCTTTGGGCTGAACATCTGACACTGGTTTACCCGATCTGGTGGGGCGGCATTCCGGCGCTGCTCAAAGCTTTTTTTGATCGGGTGCTGCTCAAGCTGCGCAACGCTCCGGCACCACCATCAAAAGCATCCGTCACTATGAGTCGATCGGCCTGCTGCCCAAACCCCGGCGTCAGGGCAACTATCGCCTCTACGATCAACAAAGTGTCGAACTGCTGATCTTGATCAAATGCGCCAAAGAGATGGGTTTTCGCCTCAAGGAGTTGCAGGCGATTTTCGCAGATCATCACGGCGATTCGATGCCTTGGGCGCTGGCGCAGCAGGCCATCGAAGCGAAGAAACGTGAAATCAACAACAGCATGGCCGAGCTCATACGGCAATACGCGCAACTGGAAGGGTTCGAAGCAAGCCTGGAACACGCCCGGGTCACTTGCCCGCTGGAGAACCTGTAAGCGCTTTGCGCGTTTCTGAGCACTTCGATGTCGAGCACAGACAACTGAGCAGCGCCCGGGCGCTATAGGGTGCGAGTTCATTCCTAAAGTCCACTGCCCGGAGTCTCCATGACCGCGACCGCCCCTATCACCGTTCTGCGCGACACCCATCCGCTGCCGGTACTCGACGCCTGCAAATGGGAAAAACTCGAAGGTGACCCGCACACCGTCAACCTCAACGCCTACACCAGCGAAGACGGCAGCAAGATCATGGGCACCTGGATCTGCACCCCGGGCAAGTGGCGCGTGGAATATGTGAAGTGGGAGTACTGCCATTTCCAGGAAGGCTACTGCGTGATCACCCCGGATGGCATGGCGCCGATCCACCTGCGGGCCGGCGATATTTTCGTGGTTGAACCGGGAATGAAAGGCACGTGGGAAGTGGTCGAGACCGTGCGCAAATATTTCGTGTTTGCCTGATACAAAAAAGCCGGGAAAACACCCGACGTGATTTCCCGGCAACACCTACTGCAATTTTGTTCAGCACACCCCACAGATATCTGTGGAAATAGAGAACCTGTGGCGAGGGGATTTATCCCCGATGGGGCGCGAAGCGGCCCCCTTCATATTGCCAGTCAAAACGCGGGCTCAGGGCTTACGACTGCTGCGCAGCCGATCGGGGATAAATCCCCTCACCACAAAATCCCACTTGCCACAAAAGTATTGCTGACCCAAGTTACTGCGGCTTGCGATAGCTGTTGATGATCGCCGAGAAGTCTTTCCCGCCTTCACCACGCTGACTCATCGCCTGATACAACTGCTGCGCCACCGCGCCGAGTACCACGGGCTGATGCGCCTGACGTGCCGCTTCCGTTGCCAGGCCCAGATCCTTGAGCATCAGTTCCGCACCAAAGCCGCCGGTATAGCCGCGTGAGGCTGGCGCCGTTTCGACGATGCCCGGCCACGGGTTGTACATTTCCGAACTCCAGCAACGCCCGGTCGAGCTGTTGATGATGCCGGCCAGCACCGAAGTGTCGATGCCCAGCGCATCACCCAGCGCCATCGCTTCACTGACACCGACCATCGAAATCGCCAGCAGCAGGTTGTTGCAGATCTTGGCGATCTGCCCGGTGCCGACTTCACCGCAATGGACAATGTTGCGGCCCATCTGCGCCAGCACCGGTTGCAGGGTGGCGAACAACTCTGGCGTGGCGCCGACCATGAAGGTCAGCGTGCCAGCCGTCGCGCCACCGGTGCCGCCGGAGACTGGCGCATCGGCCATGGCCACGCCCTGCTTGGCTGCTGCAACTGCGACATCGCGAGCCGTCTGCGGATCGATGGTGCTGCAATCCACTGCCGGCACGCCTTTGCCGATGCCGGCCAGGACGCCGTCTTCACCGAGCCAGACGCTGCGTACATGCACGGCGGCCGGGAGCATGGTGATCACCAGTTCGGCGTCCTCGGCAGCTTCGCGCGCCGACGAACGAATGGTGCCGCCCAGTTGCTCCAGTTCCGCCAGCACGGTTTTGTTCAGGTCGACCAGATTCAGCGAATGGCCAGCCTTGATCAGGTTGCGCGCCATTGGCGCGCCCATGTTGCCCAGACCGATAAATGCGATTTTCATGGTCGATTCCTCAGCGCAGGTTGATGGTGGTGTTCACGCCGTCGTTGACGCTGTTGTCATCGAACCAGCGCGCCGTGACCGTTTTGGTCTGGGTATAGAACTGCACCACTTGCTTGCCGTACGGACCGAGGTCGCCGAGTTTCGAACCACGGGAACCGGTGAAGCTGAAGAACGGCACCGGCACTGGAATCGGGATGTTGATGCCGACCTGGCCAACGTCGATTTCAGTCTGGAATTTACGCGCCGCTGCGCCGCTCTGGGTGAACAGGCCAGTGCCGTTGCCGAACGGGTTGGCGTTGACCAGCGCAATGGCCTGATCAAGGGTGTCGACTTCCAGCACTACCAGCACCGGGCCGAAGATTTCCTGGGTGTAGATCTGCATGTCAGTGGTCACGCCCGAGAACAGGGTCGGGCCGACGAAGTTGCCTTGTTCGTAGCCCGGCACCTTGATGTCGCGACCGTCCAGCTCAAGCTTGGCGCCTTCCTTGATGCCGCTTTCGATCAGGTCGAGAATCCGCGCCTTGGCTTTCTTCGAGATCACTGGCCCGACATCGGTGCCCGGCTCGCTGCCGGCGTTGACGGTGAGTTTCTGCGCCAGCGCTTTCAGGTCCGGCAGCCATTGTTTCGCCGCACCGACCAGCACTACCACCGAAGTGGCCATGCAACGTTGCCCGGCCGCACCGAAACCGGCGCCAACCAGTGCGTTCAACGCTTGCTCGCGATTGGCGTCTGGCAGCACCACGGCGTGGTTTTTCGCGCCCATCATCGATTGCACGCGTTTGCCGTGCTTGCCCGCCAAGTCATAGACGTGGGTGCCAACAGCGGTCGATCCGACGAACGAAACGGCTTTGATGTCCTTGTGTGTGCACAGGCCATCAACCACGTCTTTGCCACCGTGAACAACGTTGAGCACGCCCGCTGGGACGCCAGCCTCAATCGCCAGCTCGACCAAAAGCATGGTCGACAGCGGATCCTGTTCCGAAGGTTTCAAAACGAAGGTGTTGCCGCAGGCAATCGCCATCGGGAACATCCACAGCGGAATCATCGCCGGGAAGTTGAACGGCGTGATGCCGGCGCAGACGCCGATTGGTTGACGCAGGGTGTAGGTATCGACGCCGCCGGCAACGTTTTCGGCGAACTCGCCCATTTGCAGAGTGCCGATGGAGCACGCGTGCTCGACCACTTCCAGGCCACGGAAAATATCACCCTCGGCGTCGGCAATGGTTTTGCCCTGCTCGGCGCTGAGCACCACGGCGATACGTTTGGAGTGTTCACGGATCAGCGCTTGCAGCTTGAGCATGATGCGCATGCGCGCGCCGATCGGGGTCAGTTTCCAGGTCTGGAAGGCACGGTGTGCGGCGCCGATGGCGGCATCAACTTCAGCGGCGGTGGCAAACGGCACTTTCGCCAGCACTTGCTGGGTCGCCGGGTTGACGATGTCGTGCCACTCGGTGGTCTGCGACTCGACCCACTCGCCGTCGATCAGCAGCTTGACCTTCTGGACCGTGGTTTCGTTGGGCGTAAGCGATGCGTTCATGCTGGTCTCCAAAACTTGTTTTTATCGTAGGAGCCAAGGCGAAGGGTTCGCCTTGAGATGAGGCGTGTGTCACGAATTGGTTGTCGGACTGTTTTTGGAGTATAGATGTGCAAACTTCTAATAAGAACGCACATATAAGCCCGTCCATCATGCAAAAAAACATCACCTCTCTAGGTTCGCTCAACTGGGACGACCTCAAGTTTTTCCTCGAAGTCGCCCGTACCCGCAAGGCCAGCACGGCCGCCAAACGGCTCGCGGTGGACTACACCACCGTGTCGCGGCGCATCAGTTCGCTGGAAGCGGCGCTAGGCACATTGCTGTTCGAGAAATCGCGCACCAGCGGCTTCGTATTGACCACCGAAGGCCAGCGCCTACTGGGTTATGCCGAGTCGATTGAAAGCACGCTGCACATGGCCTGCGAACAGGTTTCCGGTTCCGGCGTGGCGCTGTCCGGGCACGTGCGCATGGGCTGCACCGAAGGCTTCGGCAGTTTTTTCATCACGCCGCAACTGAGCCATTTCGTCGACGCCTACCCGGCAATCTCGGTGGACATCCTGCCGCTGCCGCACTTCATCAGCCTGTCCAAACGCGAGGCCGATATCGTCATCGCTCTGGAGCGTCCGGAACACGGGCCGTACGTCTGCTGCAAACTCTGCGACTACCGCTTGCAGCTCTACGCCACCCAGGACTACCTCGACCAACACCCACCGATCCGCCGCCCGGCCGACTTGAGCAAGCATCAATTCATCAGTTATGTGGATGACCTGGCGTTCAGCTCGGAGCTGCTCTACCTGGCGAACGTGCTGCCCGGCGCCAGCGCCCATTTGCGCAGCACCAGCGTGATCGCGCAGTTCGTCGCCGCGCAGCAGGGACGTTCTCTGGCGATTCTGCCGTGCTTCCTCGCCGCACAAGACCCACGCCTGCTACCGGTATTGCCCGAGGAAATCGACATCACCCGGCAGTTCTGGATGTACTGCCGGGAGGATCTGCGCAAGCTCAAGCGGATCACCCTGTTGTGGGATTACATCCGTGAGGTGACCGAGCGCAATCAGGGTCTGCTGATGGGGCAGACCCGGGAGATGCGGTTCGCCGATTAGTCGGCGCTGACCACGATCGCGACGCGGCGGTTTTCTGTGCGACCCGCCGCCGTGTTGTTGGGCGCCACCGGTTCGCTGCTGCCCAGGCCTTGCAACTGGATGTTCTCTTGCTTCATGCCGACCGTGCCCAGCACGTTGGCCACGCTTTTGGCCCGGCGCAGGGACAGTTGCTGGTTGTAGCTTTCCTTGCCCGACGCATCGGTGTGGCCATCGACCCGCACTCGCTCGATGCCGACATTGAGCAACGCCTTGCCGATGCGCTCGACGATTTCGGTGCTTTGTTTGTTCAGGCTTTCGACATCGCTGCCGAACAGCACTTTGCCCGACAGGCCAAACTCCCAGCCTTCGTCGGTCAACTCAAAACCTTGCTGTTTGAGCACGGCAATCTGCGCGGGAGTCAGGCCTTTTTGCGGGGCGGTCTGGCAACCGGTCAGGGTCAGCGTGGCCATCAACAGCAGAATGGAAAAAATTCGAATGGGCAGTGTAAACACGGAAATCAGCTCCTGGTTTGAACGGGATCGGTCGGGTGCTCCGACCCAGCCGTGAATTGAGCGCCACGGGAAAGGCGCTTGGCTTGATACATCGCCGCATCGGCGGCATCGAGCAAGGCTCCGGGCGTGGCGCCATGATCGGGGTAAACGGCGATGCCGATACTGAGCGACGTCACGACACTGGTGTCGCCCGGCAGCGCGATGGGCATGTCCATGCTGGCGAGAATCTTGTCGGCGATGCGCTCGGCGTCTTCGATCTTGTGCAAAGGGGTCAGCAGCACGGCGAACTCGTCACCGCCGAGCCGCGCGACCAGATCCTCCTCGCGCAACTGTGCGCGCACTCGGTTGGCCACTGCCACCAGCACCGCGTCTCCGGCGGCGTGGCCGAAGTTATCGTTGATACCTTTGAAACGATCACTGTCGAGAAACAGCACCGCCACGCGCTCCTGATGTTTGCTGGCGTTACGCAGCGCACGGATCAATCGGCCCTCGAAAAAGGCGCGGTTCGGCAGCCCGGTCAGGCTGTCGTGACTGGCCTGGTGAGCGAGCGTTTCATTTTCGTTCTGCAGATGGGTTTGCCACGACTCCAGTTCGTCGAGCAAGGCGTTGAAGTCGTTGCCGAGATTGTCTAGTTCGGCAATCTGCGCCGGCGGCACACGGCGATCCAGTGCTCGCTCGCTGCGCGCGGCGTGGGCCACGGCTGCGAGTTTGTGCAGCGGGCCAATGATGCCGCGCAACTGGCGTCGAGCCAGAGAGAGCGCAACCCAGGCGCTGATCGCGGTACAGAGGATAATCCCGGCCAGACCACTGAGCAGAAAGCTCATCAGGCTGCCGCCATGCCCCATGAGCAGAACGCGCCCGATTTCACGGTCCTGATGCAGAATCGGCAAGTCGATCGGTTTTTCCAGAACCGCCCGGGTGATGCTCATTTCCAGCGCCGAGAACAGGCCGTTTTCCGGCCGTTGCCAGCGCGCGAGCAATTGACCTTGAGCGTCCAGCACCTGGACGTCCGCCACTTCCTCGGTGGAAGCGATCAGCGCCAGCGCTTCGGTGGCGGCAGCCTTGTCGTTGAACACCACCGCCGCCTCCACGGTGTAGCTGATCGAGCGGGCAATCAGGTGCAGGTTGTGATCGGCGTAAACCCGCAGAGCCAGAACGCCCAGCAGGGTCAGCGAGACACTG
Protein-coding sequences here:
- a CDS encoding LysR family transcriptional regulator, giving the protein MQKNITSLGSLNWDDLKFFLEVARTRKASTAAKRLAVDYTTVSRRISSLEAALGTLLFEKSRTSGFVLTTEGQRLLGYAESIESTLHMACEQVSGSGVALSGHVRMGCTEGFGSFFITPQLSHFVDAYPAISVDILPLPHFISLSKREADIVIALERPEHGPYVCCKLCDYRLQLYATQDYLDQHPPIRRPADLSKHQFISYVDDLAFSSELLYLANVLPGASAHLRSTSVIAQFVAAQQGRSLAILPCFLAAQDPRLLPVLPEEIDITRQFWMYCREDLRKLKRITLLWDYIREVTERNQGLLMGQTREMRFAD
- the mmsB gene encoding 3-hydroxyisobutyrate dehydrogenase, which gives rise to MKIAFIGLGNMGAPMARNLIKAGHSLNLVDLNKTVLAELEQLGGTIRSSAREAAEDAELVITMLPAAVHVRSVWLGEDGVLAGIGKGVPAVDCSTIDPQTARDVAVAAAKQGVAMADAPVSGGTGGATAGTLTFMVGATPELFATLQPVLAQMGRNIVHCGEVGTGQIAKICNNLLLAISMVGVSEAMALGDALGIDTSVLAGIINSSTGRCWSSEMYNPWPGIVETAPASRGYTGGFGAELMLKDLGLATEAARQAHQPVVLGAVAQQLYQAMSQRGEGGKDFSAIINSYRKPQ
- a CDS encoding putative quinol monooxygenase, producing MSERHGFILHAKTRPEKAEAFEALFRAYVEPSRAEPGCIEYHMLRDQEDPSLFIFYEIWESQAHLDVHSNLPHMKQFFEQRMEYLERDFDIRRIDMLSESSANR
- a CDS encoding CoA-acylating methylmalonate-semialdehyde dehydrogenase → MNASLTPNETTVQKVKLLIDGEWVESQTTEWHDIVNPATQQVLAKVPFATAAEVDAAIGAAHRAFQTWKLTPIGARMRIMLKLQALIREHSKRIAVVLSAEQGKTIADAEGDIFRGLEVVEHACSIGTLQMGEFAENVAGGVDTYTLRQPIGVCAGITPFNFPAMIPLWMFPMAIACGNTFVLKPSEQDPLSTMLLVELAIEAGVPAGVLNVVHGGKDVVDGLCTHKDIKAVSFVGSTAVGTHVYDLAGKHGKRVQSMMGAKNHAVVLPDANREQALNALVGAGFGAAGQRCMATSVVVLVGAAKQWLPDLKALAQKLTVNAGSEPGTDVGPVISKKAKARILDLIESGIKEGAKLELDGRDIKVPGYEQGNFVGPTLFSGVTTDMQIYTQEIFGPVLVVLEVDTLDQAIALVNANPFGNGTGLFTQSGAAARKFQTEIDVGQVGINIPIPVPVPFFSFTGSRGSKLGDLGPYGKQVVQFYTQTKTVTARWFDDNSVNDGVNTTINLR
- a CDS encoding NAD(P)H-dependent oxidoreductase; translated protein: MKKVLLLNGGKKFAHSDGRYNTTLHEAALSVLDRGGVDVKTTFIDEGYDVAEEVAKFLWADVIIYQMPGWWMGAPWTVKKYLDEVFTEGHGSLYASDGRTRSDSSQKYGSGGLIQGKQYMLSLTWNAPQQAFDDPTDFFEAKGVDAVYFPFHKANEFLGMTALPTFLCVDVMKSPNIENDVARYEQHLKEVFALNA
- a CDS encoding sulfite exporter TauE/SafE family protein encodes the protein MNTLADYYQNLGLALSVLVIATFVMAGLVKGVIGLGLPTVAMGLLGLAMAPSQASALLIIPATLTNVWQLAFGGHLKQLIQRLWPMLLLIFLGTGIGTVWIGMEGGHWVVRGLGAALLLYALSGLFLPTLHVKPRHESWLGPVCGVITGLITSATGVFVIPAVPYLQALGLNRDELVQALGLSFTVSTLALAGGLLWRGALGGSELSASLLALIPAVLGMLLGQWLRQRISAMLFKRVFFIGMGALGAHLLISG
- a CDS encoding diguanylate cyclase — its product is MKLFSSKVRPTLGSVIGRGNLIVALVAVTMASVSLTLLGVLALRVYADHNLHLIARSISYTVEAAVVFNDKAAATEALALIASTEEVADVQVLDAQGQLLARWQRPENGLFSALEMSITRAVLEKPIDLPILHQDREIGRVLLMGHGGSLMSFLLSGLAGIILCTAISAWVALSLARRQLRGIIGPLHKLAAVAHAARSERALDRRVPPAQIAELDNLGNDFNALLDELESWQTHLQNENETLAHQASHDSLTGLPNRAFFEGRLIRALRNASKHQERVAVLFLDSDRFKGINDNFGHAAGDAVLVAVANRVRAQLREEDLVARLGGDEFAVLLTPLHKIEDAERIADKILASMDMPIALPGDTSVVTSLSIGIAVYPDHGATPGALLDAADAAMYQAKRLSRGAQFTAGSEHPTDPVQTRS
- a CDS encoding OmpA family protein, coding for MATLTLTGCQTAPQKGLTPAQIAVLKQQGFELTDEGWEFGLSGKVLFGSDVESLNKQSTEIVERIGKALLNVGIERVRVDGHTDASGKESYNQQLSLRRAKSVANVLGTVGMKQENIQLQGLGSSEPVAPNNTAAGRTENRRVAIVVSAD
- a CDS encoding LysR substrate-binding domain-containing protein; this translates as MHFDLTDLRLYLHILDTGNITAGAARSHLSLAAASARIRAMEASLGIDFLERGRRGVTPTPAGKALAQHARILLQQAERMEQDLADYAKGVKGQVRLLCNTTAITEYLPEVLADFLRSHPNLDIDLQELPSARITHALRQGAADLGIVSDAVDTSDLQTQAFRDDPLVLILPLDHPLSDAADVSFSDALRHDFVGLSADSALAIYLEEQALHSGSRMQVRIRADGFDGVMRMVGRGAGLAIVPLAAVERGPSRAFKNVALEEPWARRTLMLCARDFSALPGYAKALLHALTLP
- a CDS encoding cupin domain-containing protein, encoding MTATAPITVLRDTHPLPVLDACKWEKLEGDPHTVNLNAYTSEDGSKIMGTWICTPGKWRVEYVKWEYCHFQEGYCVITPDGMAPIHLRAGDIFVVEPGMKGTWEVVETVRKYFVFA
- a CDS encoding MerR family transcriptional regulator, which encodes MKSIRHYESIGLLPKPRRQGNYRLYDQQSVELLILIKCAKEMGFRLKELQAIFADHHGDSMPWALAQQAIEAKKREINNSMAELIRQYAQLEGFEASLEHARVTCPLENL